In Drosophila gunungcola strain Sukarami unplaced genomic scaffold, Dgunungcola_SK_2 000070F, whole genome shotgun sequence, the DNA window ggctttaaaaaatgttgtaaccATTAGTAGGACAATAAGGTGAGGCTGTAAAATCTTAGAAAACAAGTATAAGCAGATTGCctttaatagaaaataaaagtacaaaattgtgtaaatatgtatttggGGTCATACTTTAAAGGAATATAAGAAAAACGATATCAATTAGCAAGGTATTATGAAGACGAGGCTGTAAAatcttaaaacaagaaaatagaAGATTGTTTTTAGTCTATTCTTGTGGCAAATGTTGATGTTGATTTCTTTGTAGTAAATATGAGTGCAAACAGATATTGTTGTCATTCCAAAGAAAGGCAGTCAAATGATAATgcttaaagtatttaaagaCATTGCTGTTAAGTGTATGTCTCTTATTATGctttttcatttgaaatacttaaaacctttttaactTCTTAAGTTTCCGTACCCATTGGTGTAAATCACAAACGCTTTAGAGTGGTTAcaacttatttattataaaaaaaaatatttataagtgaTGGAAAGTAATgtagtaaagaattttatcGAGGCGTCAGATTGTGCTTGCCACCATCGATGGGAAACAGTGCTCCGGTGGTGAAACTGGCCTTGGAGCTGGCCAAAAAGGCCACGGCCTCGGCGACTTCGGTGACATCGCCCACACGGCCCATGGGATGCGATTGGATGGCCCGCTGGAGCACGCCATTATACTCCTCGTCGACGATGCCGATGCTCTTGTGGATATTGGTAACCACAAAGCCGGGATTCACCGAGTTCACACGCACACCCTGCGGTGCCATTTCGAGGGCCACTATTTTGGTGAACTGATCGAGGGCCGCCTTCGAGACGCCATAACTCAAAGCACCGGCAAATGGACGAATGCCCGCACAGCTGCTCACATTGACCACGGCTCCCTTGGTCTTGAGGAGATGCGGCAGCACCGCCTTCGTTAGCAGAATGACACCACGCAGATTGGTATTCAGCACCGAATCGAACTCCGAGATGTCCAGATCGATGAGGCCACCTTTGCCCAGGATGCCGGCATTGTTCACCAGCACATCGATGCGTCCGAACTTGGCCAATGTCTGCTGGACGATCGCCTCCGCGTCCTTGGTCACATCGGCCACCACAATCTCCGCCTGCG includes these proteins:
- the LOC128264418 gene encoding 3-oxoacyl-[acyl-carrier-protein] reductase FabG, encoding MSLSNKVVIVTGASSGIGAAIAQVLAREGATLALVGRNVANLEATKNNLKGTQAEIVVADVTKDAEAIVQQTLAKFGRIDVLVNNAGILGKGGLIDLDISEFDSVLNTNLRGVILLTKAVLPHLLKTKGAVVNVSSCAGIRPFAGALSYGVSKAALDQFTKIVALEMAPQGVRVNSVNPGFVVTNIHKSIGIVDEEYNGVLQRAIQSHPMGRVGDVTEVAEAVAFLASSKASFTTGALFPIDGGKHNLTPR